The following are encoded together in the Bubalus kerabau isolate K-KA32 ecotype Philippines breed swamp buffalo chromosome 3, PCC_UOA_SB_1v2, whole genome shotgun sequence genome:
- the MDFI gene encoding myoD family inhibitor, whose protein sequence is MSQVSGQHPPHCDAPHGAPSAAPGPEAALEEGSLEEAAAPPMTQGNDPEAPQTLDSTDLDVPIEAVTCQPQGNPLDCTPLVANGSDHPSELGGTRRTGNGALGGPKAHRKLQTHPSLASQGSKKSKGSTKSAASQIPLQAQEDCCVHCILSCLFCEFLTLCNLVLDCATCGSCSSEDSCLCCCCCGSGECADCDLPCDLDCGILDACCESADCLEICMECCGLCFSS, encoded by the exons ATGTCCCAGGTGAGTGGCCAGCACCCCCCTCACTGCGACGCGCCCCATGGAGCCCCCAGCGCAGCCCCGGGCCCAG AGGCAGCGCTTGAGGAGGGCTCCCTGGAGGAAGCAGCGGCACCCCCCATGACCCAAGGCAATGACCCTGAGGCCCCCCAGACCCTGGACAGCACTGACCTCGATGTCCCCATAGAAGCTGTGACAT GCCAGCCCCAGgggaaccccttggactgcaccCCACTAGTGGCGAATGGCTCTGACCACCCCTCGGAGCTGGGCGGCACCAGGCGGACGGGGAACGGTGCCCTGGGTGGCCCCAAGGCCCACCGGAAGTTGCAGACGCACCCATCTCTTGCTAGCCAGGGCAGCAAGAAGAGCAAGGGCAGCACCAAGTCCGCTGCCTCCCAGATTCCCCTCCAGGCGCAGGAAG ACTGCTGCGTCCACTGCATCTTGTCCTGCCTGTTCTGCGAGTTCCTGACGCTGTGCAACCTGGTCCTGGACTGCGCCACGTGTGGCTCCTGCAGCTCCGAGGACtcatgcctctgctgctgctgctgcggctccGGCGAGTGCGCCGACTGTGACCTGCCCTGCGACCTGGACTGCGGCATCCTGGACGCCTGCTGCGAGTCGGCCGACTGCCTGGAGATCTGCATGGAGTGCTGCggcctctgcttctcctcctga